In the Candidatus Baltobacteraceae bacterium genome, one interval contains:
- a CDS encoding succinylglutamate desuccinylase/aspartoacylase family protein, which produces MLVEFGAPTDAVVHITSGVHGDEPAGPWALLSSVEGGLLDSTFSYRLWPCTNPTGYRAGTRVNADGNDVNRSFSYERSTPESRAMMAENRDCRFALAMDLHEDFEADGFYCYEPVVDGRAPLSEGILEAIELAGFPLQSLDHLFDLGYPRDPRKADQLRTLERGRVLVNAGAETRFFPGLPLSLYLLRSATGRYITAETPRRRSWEDRIAMHRLVVTTALAGAKSLPAKARPHA; this is translated from the coding sequence ATGCTGGTCGAGTTCGGTGCCCCTACGGACGCTGTGGTCCACATCACGTCCGGCGTGCACGGCGACGAACCTGCGGGGCCATGGGCGCTGCTTTCCAGCGTGGAAGGCGGTTTGCTGGACTCAACGTTCTCTTATCGATTGTGGCCCTGCACGAATCCCACGGGCTATCGCGCCGGAACGCGCGTAAACGCTGACGGAAACGACGTCAATCGCAGCTTCAGCTACGAACGATCGACGCCGGAGTCTCGCGCGATGATGGCCGAGAATCGCGATTGCCGTTTCGCACTGGCAATGGACCTTCACGAAGATTTTGAAGCCGACGGCTTTTATTGCTATGAGCCGGTCGTCGATGGGCGCGCGCCGCTCAGCGAGGGGATCTTGGAAGCGATCGAGCTTGCCGGCTTTCCTTTACAATCTCTCGACCATCTCTTCGACCTCGGATATCCGCGCGATCCGCGCAAGGCGGATCAGCTGCGAACGCTCGAACGCGGCCGGGTATTGGTGAATGCCGGTGCCGAGACGCGATTTTTCCCCGGTCTGCCGCTGTCGCTCTACTTGCTTCGTTCGGCGACAGGTCGCTATATAACCGCGGAGACGCCACGGCGGCGTTCTTGGGAAGATCGTATTGCAATGCATCGTCTCGTTGTAACCACGGCCCTGGCGGGGGCTAAATCACTGCCCGCGAAAGCGCGGCCGCATGCCTGA
- a CDS encoding FAD-linked oxidase C-terminal domain-containing protein: MIALPSRDVVDRLRLAVGASQCITDPTELRTYESDGLTGYRVRPRIVVLPSTTEQVADCVQIARDANMPVVPRGSGTGLSGGALPTEGCLVVGLSRMNAILDVDLPNLRMRVQPGVINLSMSAYLAPLGYYYAPDPSSQSVCSIGGNIAENSGGAHCLKYGFTTNHVVAVKMVLEDGSIIDVGAEHGDPLGYDLTKAIVGSEGMLGIVTEAVVRILRKPQSTRTLFATFPTTDEAGEAVSKIIAAGIVPAAIEMCDTLAIEAIVAATGVDWPLDVGAVLLMDVDGVEAEAGHTASEAERIAKASGAIEIRTPRDAFERDLMWKGRKSAFAAVGRISPDYYVGDGVVPRRSIGPVLREIAELAAREGVRVANVFHAGDGNLHPLVLYDARKPGESERAEQVSGEILRICIRYGGSITGEHGVGHDKQFYMGELFSDDDLETMNRVRCAFDPQRIFNPTKVFPTPRLCGDRPGPYVAHQTEKEDLAGRG, encoded by the coding sequence ATGATCGCTTTGCCGTCGCGAGATGTCGTCGACCGTTTGCGGCTTGCCGTCGGCGCGTCGCAGTGCATTACCGATCCGACCGAATTGCGGACGTACGAATCCGACGGGTTGACCGGTTATCGTGTTCGTCCGCGGATCGTCGTTCTGCCAAGCACGACCGAACAGGTTGCGGATTGCGTGCAGATTGCGCGCGATGCCAACATGCCGGTCGTGCCGCGAGGTTCGGGTACGGGTCTTTCCGGCGGCGCGCTGCCGACCGAAGGCTGTCTCGTCGTCGGGCTCTCGCGCATGAACGCGATTCTCGATGTGGACTTGCCGAATCTGCGGATGCGCGTCCAACCGGGCGTCATCAATCTCTCCATGAGCGCGTATCTTGCCCCGCTCGGCTACTATTACGCGCCCGATCCCAGCTCGCAAAGCGTCTGTTCGATCGGCGGAAACATCGCCGAAAATTCCGGCGGAGCGCATTGCCTCAAGTACGGCTTTACGACCAATCACGTCGTTGCGGTAAAGATGGTCCTCGAAGACGGGAGCATCATCGATGTGGGCGCAGAACACGGCGATCCGCTCGGCTACGATCTCACGAAAGCCATCGTCGGGAGTGAAGGAATGCTCGGAATCGTAACCGAGGCCGTGGTCCGAATTCTGCGCAAACCGCAGTCGACGCGCACGTTGTTTGCAACGTTCCCGACGACTGACGAAGCCGGAGAAGCTGTTTCGAAAATCATCGCTGCGGGAATCGTGCCGGCTGCGATCGAGATGTGCGATACGCTCGCGATCGAAGCGATCGTCGCCGCGACCGGCGTCGATTGGCCGCTTGACGTCGGCGCGGTTTTGTTGATGGACGTCGACGGCGTTGAAGCGGAAGCTGGGCACACGGCCTCAGAAGCGGAGCGTATCGCAAAGGCATCCGGGGCAATCGAGATTCGGACGCCACGCGACGCATTCGAGCGCGACTTGATGTGGAAGGGCCGCAAGAGCGCCTTCGCGGCGGTTGGGCGAATCAGTCCCGACTACTACGTCGGCGATGGCGTCGTACCGCGGCGCTCGATCGGGCCGGTCTTGCGCGAGATCGCGGAGCTCGCGGCGCGGGAAGGCGTGCGTGTGGCGAACGTCTTTCATGCCGGCGACGGAAATTTGCACCCGCTCGTTTTATACGATGCGCGCAAACCGGGCGAAAGCGAGCGTGCGGAACAGGTCTCCGGCGAGATCTTGCGCATCTGCATCCGCTACGGCGGCTCGATCACCGGCGAACACGGCGTCGGGCACGACAAGCAATTTTATATGGGCGAGCTGTTCAGCGACGACGACTTGGAAACGATGAATCGCGTGCGCTGTGCGTTCGATCCACAGCGCATCTTCAATCCCACCAAGGTTTTCCCGACGCCGCGCTTGTGCGGCGATCGACCCGGACCGTACGTCGCCCACCAGACGGAAAAAGAAGATCTGGCCGGCCGGGGATGA
- a CDS encoding FecR domain-containing protein: MQAPHVSRAVTEKTVVRVSGDVGYQTGANTPFIPITGQQAVPDNAYVVTRASGVADLVMPDSSVIRIAQAASIQVGAFHDPGTGENTITIYNGSFRFKVQHPAGGVSNYKFVTPTSQIAVRGTEGLGTVKTDVTQVSTTVSNQPNDVQVAPAKMQTSYFPTTGNAKDLRLFLRADPTDEMQLANMAPEPRLVAQVQVVFTALAQGFTATVTVNGVVVGQFVLSSAALGVGGTLSSTASAAAGAGSSAVSAGTSAAASSAAGTAVVTGAAAAAAAGGLAAAAASANSGVTASTPQATASPTPSPTASVVISVGSHARKGPETAPSAAPTPPPLPVPMPPQRK, from the coding sequence ATGCAAGCCCCTCATGTCAGCCGTGCCGTCACAGAAAAGACGGTCGTCCGGGTTTCGGGCGATGTTGGCTATCAAACGGGCGCAAACACACCCTTCATTCCAATTACGGGACAACAAGCTGTCCCGGACAACGCGTATGTTGTCACGCGAGCGAGCGGCGTCGCCGACTTGGTGATGCCCGACTCGTCGGTCATTCGTATTGCACAAGCTGCGTCGATTCAAGTCGGCGCGTTCCACGATCCGGGTACCGGTGAAAATACGATCACGATTTACAACGGATCGTTCCGCTTCAAAGTTCAGCATCCGGCGGGCGGTGTCTCGAACTACAAGTTCGTAACACCGACCTCTCAGATTGCTGTACGCGGTACGGAAGGCCTCGGCACCGTCAAGACGGACGTGACGCAAGTTTCGACGACAGTGTCGAATCAGCCGAACGACGTTCAAGTCGCGCCCGCGAAGATGCAGACGTCCTATTTCCCGACGACCGGGAACGCAAAGGATCTGCGACTCTTCCTGCGGGCGGATCCGACTGATGAAATGCAGCTTGCAAACATGGCGCCCGAACCGCGTCTCGTCGCACAAGTGCAAGTCGTCTTCACCGCATTGGCGCAAGGCTTCACAGCAACCGTTACCGTGAACGGCGTTGTGGTCGGTCAGTTCGTCCTCTCGAGCGCCGCACTCGGCGTCGGTGGTACGCTCTCGTCTACCGCAAGCGCAGCCGCAGGTGCGGGTTCGAGCGCGGTCTCAGCCGGTACGTCGGCGGCAGCAAGCTCTGCAGCCGGAACCGCGGTCGTTACAGGCGCAGCCGCTGCAGCAGCAGCGGGTGGTCTTGCGGCAGCAGCAGCATCCGCGAACTCCGGTGTAACGGCGTCGACGCCGCAGGCGACTGCAAGCCCGACACCATCACCGACCGCGAGTGTCGTCATCTCAGTCGGCAGTCATGCGAGGAAAGGACCGGAGACCGCACCAAGCGCGGCACCGACTCCACCTCCGCTGCCGGTACCGATGCCGCCGCAACGGAAATAA
- a CDS encoding electron transfer flavoprotein-ubiquinone oxidoreductase: MPERDSLEVDVLFVGGGPASLGGAIRLRRLAAEQGREISVMVIEKGGEIGNHGISGAVLDPRSFDELFEDWRTQAPVEAAVSTDELWFLTLSGKIKAPVVPPMLNNRGKYVASLQKLTKWMGEQAEAAGADVFPSFPGQELLWDGSRVIGVRVGDKGVDKNGQPKSNYEPGPDLFAKITILGEGPRGTLAKQAIPKLGLDSGREPEVYATGVKEIWQCKPGSVPAGMVIHTMGFPLTSDEFGGGFVYGMKDDVLDVGFVTGLDYRDPQTDPHNNFQRFKTHPAIKRMLEGAKLLRYGAKAIPEGGLYAMPRLYADGLMLIGDTGGFLNGMRLKGIHLAVKSGMLAADAAFAALTQDKSDSGALSAYQSAFEASWAYTELHAARNFHQGFEGGLFLGMLNAGLGTLFGGKGFALRDRLAGEPGYSRMQKITEHPRPVRPRVVPDNVLTFDKVTDVFNSGTMHDEDQPVHLHVADTNICAQKCTHEYGNPCQYFCPAAVYEPQFTASADGNVEGRLQINFSNCVHCKTCDIMDPYQIITWVPPQGGEGPVYTGL; this comes from the coding sequence ATGCCTGAGCGCGATAGCCTTGAAGTCGATGTGCTCTTCGTCGGAGGAGGCCCGGCCAGTTTGGGGGGTGCGATCCGCCTGCGGCGCCTAGCCGCGGAGCAAGGCCGTGAGATCTCGGTGATGGTGATCGAGAAGGGCGGCGAGATCGGCAATCACGGGATATCGGGCGCCGTCCTCGATCCGCGCTCGTTCGATGAGCTTTTCGAGGATTGGCGGACGCAGGCACCGGTTGAAGCCGCGGTTTCGACCGACGAGCTGTGGTTTCTCACGCTGTCAGGCAAGATCAAGGCGCCGGTCGTACCGCCGATGCTCAATAACCGCGGCAAATACGTCGCGTCGCTGCAAAAGCTGACCAAGTGGATGGGTGAGCAAGCCGAAGCCGCGGGTGCCGACGTGTTTCCGTCGTTTCCGGGTCAAGAGTTGTTGTGGGATGGTTCGCGTGTCATCGGCGTGCGAGTCGGCGACAAGGGCGTCGACAAGAACGGTCAGCCGAAATCAAACTACGAACCGGGTCCCGATCTTTTTGCGAAGATCACGATCCTCGGCGAAGGCCCACGTGGGACGCTTGCAAAGCAGGCGATTCCGAAACTCGGGCTCGATTCCGGCCGCGAACCCGAAGTTTACGCGACGGGCGTAAAAGAAATTTGGCAGTGCAAACCGGGCAGCGTACCTGCGGGCATGGTGATTCACACCATGGGCTTTCCGCTTACAAGCGATGAGTTCGGCGGCGGTTTTGTCTACGGGATGAAAGACGACGTTCTCGACGTCGGGTTCGTGACCGGACTCGACTATCGTGATCCGCAAACCGATCCGCACAACAACTTCCAACGCTTCAAAACGCATCCCGCGATCAAGCGCATGCTCGAGGGCGCGAAGCTCTTACGTTACGGCGCGAAGGCGATTCCCGAGGGTGGGCTATACGCGATGCCCCGTCTCTACGCCGACGGATTGATGTTGATCGGCGACACGGGCGGTTTTCTGAACGGCATGCGGCTTAAAGGCATTCATCTCGCCGTCAAGTCCGGAATGCTGGCCGCCGATGCTGCGTTCGCCGCGCTCACACAAGACAAGAGCGACTCGGGCGCGCTCTCGGCCTATCAAAGCGCCTTCGAGGCCTCGTGGGCGTACACGGAGCTGCACGCGGCGCGCAACTTTCATCAAGGCTTTGAGGGTGGTCTGTTCCTCGGGATGCTGAACGCCGGACTCGGAACGCTCTTCGGCGGCAAAGGCTTTGCACTGCGCGACCGGCTCGCAGGCGAGCCCGGATATTCACGCATGCAGAAAATAACCGAACATCCGCGTCCCGTTCGGCCTCGCGTCGTCCCCGACAACGTGCTCACGTTCGACAAGGTGACCGATGTCTTCAACTCCGGCACGATGCACGACGAAGATCAGCCCGTCCATTTGCACGTCGCCGATACGAATATCTGCGCGCAGAAGTGCACGCACGAATACGGCAACCCGTGTCAGTATTTTTGTCCAGCCGCGGTCTACGAGCCCCAATTCACCGCTTCGGCAGATGGAAACGTCGAAGGCCGGCTGCAGATCAACTTCTCGAATTGCGTCCACTGCAAGACCTGCGACATCATGGATCCGTACCAGATCATCACTTGGGTGCCGCCGCAAGGCGGCGAGGGACCGGTCTACACGGGGCTCTAG
- a CDS encoding FAD-binding oxidoreductase: protein MTQTLEPKTVEEVAESVRSTGSRAIATVGSGTALGLGNPASREDIALQMRGLDRIVDYVPEDQVVVVEAGVTLSELQNELGKRGQRLALDPVGGDGATIGGMLATNAYGPRALRYGTLKDLIVGVELVRADGVVAHAGGKVVKNVAGFDVSKLIVGSLGTLAIITKATFRVHPLPEKTTRLAFNTKLEHVFPFVLALRESQLEPAAIAVHLNRATNAGGAEATIEVVFEGFGPGVDAQSVACEDAASRVTLSIASAASEVEGQRKYRFKATFPPAEFARVAREIEGEALTFPSLGAIYFGGPSTTGAQGAPYARDDTSHQSLERAQELRAIFESLGGTLVVQDMPDEWRGEIDAWGTPPPAFKLMRALKERFDPHNRLNPGRFVGGL, encoded by the coding sequence ATGACGCAAACTCTCGAACCAAAGACCGTCGAGGAAGTCGCGGAATCCGTACGCTCGACTGGAAGCCGAGCGATTGCGACCGTCGGTTCCGGAACGGCGCTTGGCCTTGGTAATCCCGCTTCTCGTGAAGATATCGCGTTGCAGATGCGCGGACTCGATCGAATCGTCGATTATGTGCCTGAAGATCAGGTTGTGGTCGTCGAGGCGGGCGTTACGCTAAGCGAGCTGCAAAACGAGCTTGGCAAGCGCGGACAACGGTTGGCGCTCGACCCGGTCGGCGGCGACGGCGCAACAATCGGTGGGATGCTCGCGACGAATGCGTATGGACCCCGCGCGCTGCGTTACGGAACGCTCAAAGATTTGATCGTCGGCGTAGAGCTCGTCCGTGCCGACGGCGTCGTCGCGCACGCCGGCGGCAAGGTCGTCAAGAACGTCGCAGGGTTCGACGTCTCGAAGCTAATCGTCGGTTCGCTCGGCACCCTGGCGATCATCACAAAGGCGACGTTCCGCGTCCATCCGCTTCCGGAGAAAACGACGCGTCTTGCCTTCAACACGAAGCTCGAGCACGTGTTTCCGTTCGTGCTCGCGCTACGCGAATCGCAGCTTGAACCCGCTGCTATCGCGGTGCATCTGAATCGGGCGACGAACGCCGGCGGCGCCGAAGCGACGATTGAGGTCGTCTTTGAAGGTTTCGGCCCCGGAGTCGACGCGCAAAGCGTAGCCTGCGAAGATGCTGCCTCCCGTGTCACCCTGAGCATAGCGAGCGCAGCGAGCGAAGTCGAAGGGCAAAGGAAGTATCGCTTCAAGGCAACATTTCCGCCGGCGGAATTCGCTCGCGTCGCGCGCGAGATCGAGGGTGAAGCGCTCACGTTCCCGAGTCTCGGTGCCATTTATTTCGGTGGTCCCTCGACTACGGGCGCACAAGGTGCGCCCTACGCTCGGGATGACACAAGCCACCAATCTCTCGAGCGCGCACAAGAGCTTCGTGCCATCTTCGAATCTTTGGGCGGGACGCTCGTCGTGCAAGATATGCCGGATGAGTGGCGCGGCGAAATCGACGCGTGGGGCACGCCGCCGCCGGCCTTCAAATTGATGCGCGCGCTCAAAGAGCGCTTCGATCCACACAATCGTTTGAATCCGGGCCGGTTCGTGGGAGGCCTATGA
- a CDS encoding heterodisulfide reductase-related iron-sulfur binding cluster produces the protein MISDCVHCGFCLPACPTYRSWGVEMDSPRGRIDLMKGVEENAIPLSETVRTHFDRCLGCMACVTACPSGVRYDLLIESTRAKVEDQTKRSFFDRLFRDFVFSIFPYPERLEILRAPLQLYVRSGLQTLIRRSGLLSLLPARLQQLADLAPPAAANEDLPTHVDAHGAKRTHVGLVAGCVQRVFFPNVNAATLRVLSAEGCEVDVPEGQGCCGALSLHSGREEEAKGFARALIDRFDEKPYDAIVINAAGCGSAMKGYGELFANDLAYREKAARFASRVRDVNELLAGLEPQAPRGRIEARVAYHDACHLAHAQRIRTEPRRLLQQIPGLELCEIPDGDQCCGSAGTYNLFEPESAREIGDRKADNVLKTGTRLIASANPGCTLQIQSRLRARGESIESMHPIELLDLSIQKGNVA, from the coding sequence TTGATCTCCGACTGCGTGCATTGCGGTTTCTGCTTGCCGGCCTGTCCGACGTATCGCTCGTGGGGCGTCGAGATGGATTCGCCGCGCGGGCGCATCGACTTGATGAAAGGCGTCGAGGAAAACGCCATCCCGCTCTCCGAGACCGTGCGCACGCACTTCGACCGTTGTCTCGGGTGCATGGCGTGCGTTACCGCTTGTCCATCGGGCGTGCGCTACGACCTCTTGATTGAGTCGACGCGCGCGAAAGTCGAAGATCAAACGAAGCGCTCGTTCTTCGATCGGCTCTTCCGCGACTTTGTGTTCTCGATCTTCCCGTATCCCGAGAGGCTCGAGATTCTTCGAGCGCCGTTGCAACTCTACGTCCGCAGCGGCTTGCAAACGCTGATCCGCCGTTCGGGGCTACTGAGTCTCTTGCCGGCGCGCTTGCAGCAGCTTGCGGATCTTGCCCCGCCGGCAGCCGCAAATGAAGATTTGCCTACGCATGTCGATGCGCACGGAGCCAAACGCACGCACGTCGGACTCGTCGCGGGTTGCGTGCAGCGTGTCTTTTTTCCGAACGTGAACGCGGCGACCTTGCGCGTCCTTTCCGCCGAGGGTTGCGAGGTCGACGTTCCGGAGGGCCAGGGTTGCTGCGGCGCACTCTCGCTGCACTCCGGCCGCGAAGAAGAAGCCAAGGGCTTTGCGCGCGCGCTCATCGACCGGTTCGATGAGAAACCTTACGACGCGATCGTGATCAACGCGGCGGGCTGCGGTTCTGCGATGAAAGGCTACGGCGAGCTATTTGCAAACGATCTCGCGTATCGCGAGAAGGCGGCCAGATTCGCGTCGCGCGTGCGCGACGTCAACGAGCTGCTTGCCGGACTCGAACCGCAAGCGCCGCGCGGACGAATCGAGGCCCGCGTCGCCTATCACGACGCATGCCATCTCGCGCACGCGCAGCGGATCCGTACCGAGCCGCGCCGTCTGCTGCAACAAATCCCCGGCCTCGAGTTGTGCGAGATCCCGGACGGCGATCAGTGCTGCGGAAGCGCCGGTACCTACAACTTATTCGAGCCGGAAAGCGCGCGTGAGATCGGCGATCGCAAAGCCGACAACGTTCTCAAGACCGGCACGCGTTTGATCGCGAGCGCGAATCCCGGATGCACGCTGCAGATTCAGTCGCGTCTTCGCGCCCGCGGCGAATCAATCGAATCGATGCACCCTATCGAACTATTAGATCTCTCAATTCAAAAGGGTAATGTAGCGTAA
- a CDS encoding thiazole synthase — MQDDVLRIGKYEFSSRLIVGTGKYPTLDVMQEAHAASGAELVTVAIRRIHLDDPSGKTLLDYLDRDRYKILPNTAGCYNAKEAILTAHLAREALGTDLIKLEVIGDAQTLYPDTRETIAAAEALIRDGFTVLPYVVDDPIACQRLEAAGCAAVMPLAAPIGSGLGVCNPYSIRIIKERAKVPVIVDAGVGTASDAAIVMELGADAVLMNTGIAAAKQPVRMAHAMRLAVEAGRAAFLAGRMEKRLYANASSPMSDLISLSSRA; from the coding sequence ATGCAAGACGACGTTTTAAGAATCGGAAAGTACGAGTTTTCTTCGCGACTGATCGTCGGTACCGGAAAGTATCCGACGCTCGACGTGATGCAGGAAGCCCATGCAGCCAGCGGCGCCGAGCTCGTCACCGTTGCGATACGCCGGATTCATCTCGACGATCCTAGCGGGAAGACGCTGCTCGACTATTTGGATCGCGACCGGTACAAGATTCTTCCGAATACCGCGGGGTGTTACAACGCCAAGGAAGCGATCCTCACCGCGCACCTGGCGCGTGAAGCGCTCGGGACCGATTTGATCAAGCTCGAAGTGATCGGCGATGCGCAGACGCTTTATCCCGATACGCGCGAAACGATCGCTGCCGCCGAAGCGCTGATTCGCGACGGCTTTACGGTGCTGCCGTATGTGGTCGACGATCCGATCGCGTGCCAGCGTCTCGAAGCAGCCGGCTGCGCGGCCGTGATGCCGCTGGCGGCGCCGATCGGCAGCGGCCTCGGCGTTTGCAATCCGTATTCGATTCGGATCATCAAGGAACGCGCAAAGGTGCCGGTCATCGTCGACGCCGGCGTCGGGACGGCGAGCGATGCCGCAATCGTGATGGAGCTCGGCGCCGACGCCGTGCTTATGAACACGGGTATCGCGGCCGCGAAACAGCCGGTGCGTATGGCGCACGCGATGCGCTTGGCCGTCGAAGCCGGACGCGCCGCGTTTCTGGCGGGACGGATGGAGAAGCGGCTTTACGCGAATGCGTCGAGCCCGATGAGCGACCTTATATCGTTGTCATCCCGAGCGTAG
- the thiS gene encoding sulfur carrier protein ThiS, with amino-acid sequence MKLIVNGDERNVGEGLTLAQILDEFGLSPSYGIAVAVNDTVVSRGRLQEYRPADGDAIEIINAVAGG; translated from the coding sequence ATGAAGCTGATCGTCAACGGCGACGAGCGCAACGTAGGCGAGGGCCTGACGCTCGCGCAGATCTTGGACGAATTCGGACTGAGCCCGAGTTACGGCATCGCGGTCGCGGTAAACGACACGGTTGTGTCGCGCGGACGGCTGCAGGAATATCGTCCCGCAGACGGCGATGCAATCGAAATCATCAACGCAGTGGCCGGTGGATAG